One segment of Falco peregrinus isolate bFalPer1 chromosome 4, bFalPer1.pri, whole genome shotgun sequence DNA contains the following:
- the LRRC32 gene encoding transforming growth factor beta activator LRRC32 isoform X2 — protein sequence MRETLETRTMKLYVIFFLAVVNRGTANHQPTKGMSCEMVNLQAFCHNKDLHQIPHELHPNINKIDLSGNLIQSIPEMPSSFYTSLQCLDLSSNQISFIMPGVFAHMTSLLEINLAYNHLYELAQNGTEGIGLLPKVEILDLSHNSLYNGMAEYFIKQAPALRYLSLADNSIIMISHKMFQGSPNLVEIDLQSNIIMEIEEGAFETLVNLSKLNLSMNSITCISDFNLRQLEILDLSRNSIETFHTTKSDDEYSLRCLDLSENKLFQFPVFPQVNKLVTLNLSKNLIQFTAESSHNQMDYMENEWLDASFHLLDQKQSRNKSSLYLSHLVYLDLSYNEIKSIPDEFFESMLSLHTLNLSKNCLQAFSVTYDSALTSLTVLDLSYNALQNLLLDAGTLSNLKELYIQSNHLQTLQFNIFSSLPSLRLLNLQSNNISLCSMYSGLAKQRLAGEQSGCVSFVDSPSLQYLYLADNMLNILPAYTFYKTSLVVLDLSINPGLKIEVKALSGLEKSLEYLYLHGNSLTDLNIDLPCFSHLKHLNLSENQLNWLPKWGSDSPLEVLDLRNNRFSTLQNSNILALENSLKNLYLTGNPLSCCGNIWLSSMIQNKNVQIPNVEHLTCQHTQNFRYQEEMHIGNIRPEDCEKEDLKKINFLIILTFVLVLSVIIIGVGSFFCFRRQNFSHQFKA from the exons ATGCGAGAAACCCTTGAAACAAG AACCATGAAACTGTACGTCATCTTCTTCCTGGCAGTGGTGAACAGAGGGACCGCTAACCATCAGCCCACAAAGGGGATGTCCTGTGAAATG GTCAACTTGCAGGCATTTTGCCACAACAAAGACCTCCACCAGATCCCTCATGAGCTCCATCCGAACATAAACAAAATAGATCTGTCTGGAAATCTGATTCAAAGCATCCCTGAAATGCCGTCATCATTTTACACTTCCCTCCAGTGCCTGGATTTAAGCTCTAACCAGATAAGTTTCATCATGCCTGGAGTCTTTGCACACATGACAAGTTTGCTGGAAATAAATTTAGCCTACAATCACTTATATGAACTTGCTCAGAATGGGACAGAGGGGATTGGACTTCTACCCAAGGTGGAAATACTGGACTTGTCCCACAACAGTCTGTACAATGGGATGGCTGAGTATTTCATTAAACAAGCTCCAGCACTGCGGTATCTTTCCTTGGCAGACAACAGTATTATAATGATATCACACAAGATGTTTCAGGGATCTCCCAACCTTGTGGAGATAGATCTTCAGAGTAATATCATAATGGAAATAGAAGAAGGTGCTTTTGAGACTCTAGTGAACCTTTCCAAACTCAATCTCTCCATGAATTCCATTACTTGCATCTCTGATTTCAACCTCAGGCAGCTGGAGATACTTGACCTTAGCAGGAATAGCATTGAGACCTTCCACACCACAAAGTCAGATGATGAATATAGCTTAAGATGTTTGGATCTGAGTGAAAACAAACTGTTTCAGTTCCCAGTCTTCCCCCAGGTAAACAAGTTGGTAACTCTGAATTTATCAAAGAATTTAATCCAGTTTACTGCTGAATCCTCTCATAATCAAATGGACTATATGGAAAATGAATGGCTAGATGcttcttttcatcttcttgatcagaagcaaagcagaaacaaaagttCTCTTTATTTATCCCACCTTGTATATTTAGACTTAAGTTATAATGAAATCAAATCCATTCCGGATGAGTTCTTTGAATCAATGTTGTCCCTTCACACCCTTAATCTCAGTAAAAACTGTCTTCAGGCGTTTTCAGTAACTTATGACAGTGCATTGACCTCCCTAACTGTCCTTGACTTGAGCTATAATGCTTTGCAGAACCTTCTCCTAGATGCTGGCACTTTGTCAAATTTGAAGGAGCTCTATATTCAAAGCAACCATCTTCAGACCCTGCAATTTAATATCTTCTCAAGTCTTCCTAGCCTCAGACTGCTTAATCTACAGAGCAATAATATCAGCCTTTGCAGCATGTACTCAGGATTAGCTAAGCAAAGACTTGCTGGAGAGCAAAGCGGTTGTGTATCATTTGTTGATTCTCCCAGTCTTCAGTACTTGTACCTAGCTGACAACATGCTGAACATCCTACCAGCGTACACCTTCTACAAGACTTCTCTGGTTGTCTTGGACCTCTCCATAAACCCCGGACTGAAAATAGAAGTTAAAGCATTATCAGGACTGGAAAAGTCTCTGGAATATTTGTACTTACATGGCAATAGCCTGACAGATTTAAATATTGACTTGCCTTGTTTTAGTCACCTTAAACATTTAAACCTCTCTGAAAATCAGCTGAACTGGCTGCCAAAGTGGGGTAGTGACTCTCCACTGGAAGTTCTGGACCTACGGAACAATAGGTTTAGTACATTACAGAACAGCAATATTTTAGCATTAGAAAACTCACTTAAAAACTTGTATCTCACTGGGAATCCACTCAGCTGCTGTGGAAACATCTGGCTTTCATCAATGATCCAGAACAAAAATGTCCAGATCCCCAATGTGGAGCACTTAACGTGCCAGCACACTCAGAACTTCAGGTACCAGGAAGAGATGCACATTGGGAACATTAGACCAGAAGACTGTGAAAAAGAGGATCTGAAGAAAATCAATTTCCTTATTATATTAACATTTGTGTTGGTTTTATCTGTGATCATCATTGGCGTGGGTTCATTCTTTTGCTTCCGCAGGCAAAACTTTAGCCATCAGTTTAAAGCATAG
- the LRRC32 gene encoding transforming growth factor beta activator LRRC32 isoform X3: MKLYVIFFLAVVNRGTANHQPTKGMSCEMVNLQAFCHNKDLHQIPHELHPNINKIDLSGNLIQSIPEMPSSFYTSLQCLDLSSNQISFIMPGVFAHMTSLLEINLAYNHLYELAQNGTEGIGLLPKVEILDLSHNSLYNGMAEYFIKQAPALRYLSLADNSIIMISHKMFQGSPNLVEIDLQSNIIMEIEEGAFETLVNLSKLNLSMNSITCISDFNLRQLEILDLSRNSIETFHTTKSDDEYSLRCLDLSENKLFQFPVFPQVNKLVTLNLSKNLIQFTAESSHNQMDYMENEWLDASFHLLDQKQSRNKSSLYLSHLVYLDLSYNEIKSIPDEFFESMLSLHTLNLSKNCLQAFSVTYDSALTSLTVLDLSYNALQNLLLDAGTLSNLKELYIQSNHLQTLQFNIFSSLPSLRLLNLQSNNISLCSMYSGLAKQRLAGEQSGCVSFVDSPSLQYLYLADNMLNILPAYTFYKTSLVVLDLSINPGLKIEVKALSGLEKSLEYLYLHGNSLTDLNIDLPCFSHLKHLNLSENQLNWLPKWGSDSPLEVLDLRNNRFSTLQNSNILALENSLKNLYLTGNPLSCCGNIWLSSMIQNKNVQIPNVEHLTCQHTQNFRYQEEMHIGNIRPEDCEKEDLKKINFLIILTFVLVLSVIIIGVGSFFCFRRQNFSHQFKA; the protein is encoded by the exons ATGAAACTGTACGTCATCTTCTTCCTGGCAGTGGTGAACAGAGGGACCGCTAACCATCAGCCCACAAAGGGGATGTCCTGTGAAATG GTCAACTTGCAGGCATTTTGCCACAACAAAGACCTCCACCAGATCCCTCATGAGCTCCATCCGAACATAAACAAAATAGATCTGTCTGGAAATCTGATTCAAAGCATCCCTGAAATGCCGTCATCATTTTACACTTCCCTCCAGTGCCTGGATTTAAGCTCTAACCAGATAAGTTTCATCATGCCTGGAGTCTTTGCACACATGACAAGTTTGCTGGAAATAAATTTAGCCTACAATCACTTATATGAACTTGCTCAGAATGGGACAGAGGGGATTGGACTTCTACCCAAGGTGGAAATACTGGACTTGTCCCACAACAGTCTGTACAATGGGATGGCTGAGTATTTCATTAAACAAGCTCCAGCACTGCGGTATCTTTCCTTGGCAGACAACAGTATTATAATGATATCACACAAGATGTTTCAGGGATCTCCCAACCTTGTGGAGATAGATCTTCAGAGTAATATCATAATGGAAATAGAAGAAGGTGCTTTTGAGACTCTAGTGAACCTTTCCAAACTCAATCTCTCCATGAATTCCATTACTTGCATCTCTGATTTCAACCTCAGGCAGCTGGAGATACTTGACCTTAGCAGGAATAGCATTGAGACCTTCCACACCACAAAGTCAGATGATGAATATAGCTTAAGATGTTTGGATCTGAGTGAAAACAAACTGTTTCAGTTCCCAGTCTTCCCCCAGGTAAACAAGTTGGTAACTCTGAATTTATCAAAGAATTTAATCCAGTTTACTGCTGAATCCTCTCATAATCAAATGGACTATATGGAAAATGAATGGCTAGATGcttcttttcatcttcttgatcagaagcaaagcagaaacaaaagttCTCTTTATTTATCCCACCTTGTATATTTAGACTTAAGTTATAATGAAATCAAATCCATTCCGGATGAGTTCTTTGAATCAATGTTGTCCCTTCACACCCTTAATCTCAGTAAAAACTGTCTTCAGGCGTTTTCAGTAACTTATGACAGTGCATTGACCTCCCTAACTGTCCTTGACTTGAGCTATAATGCTTTGCAGAACCTTCTCCTAGATGCTGGCACTTTGTCAAATTTGAAGGAGCTCTATATTCAAAGCAACCATCTTCAGACCCTGCAATTTAATATCTTCTCAAGTCTTCCTAGCCTCAGACTGCTTAATCTACAGAGCAATAATATCAGCCTTTGCAGCATGTACTCAGGATTAGCTAAGCAAAGACTTGCTGGAGAGCAAAGCGGTTGTGTATCATTTGTTGATTCTCCCAGTCTTCAGTACTTGTACCTAGCTGACAACATGCTGAACATCCTACCAGCGTACACCTTCTACAAGACTTCTCTGGTTGTCTTGGACCTCTCCATAAACCCCGGACTGAAAATAGAAGTTAAAGCATTATCAGGACTGGAAAAGTCTCTGGAATATTTGTACTTACATGGCAATAGCCTGACAGATTTAAATATTGACTTGCCTTGTTTTAGTCACCTTAAACATTTAAACCTCTCTGAAAATCAGCTGAACTGGCTGCCAAAGTGGGGTAGTGACTCTCCACTGGAAGTTCTGGACCTACGGAACAATAGGTTTAGTACATTACAGAACAGCAATATTTTAGCATTAGAAAACTCACTTAAAAACTTGTATCTCACTGGGAATCCACTCAGCTGCTGTGGAAACATCTGGCTTTCATCAATGATCCAGAACAAAAATGTCCAGATCCCCAATGTGGAGCACTTAACGTGCCAGCACACTCAGAACTTCAGGTACCAGGAAGAGATGCACATTGGGAACATTAGACCAGAAGACTGTGAAAAAGAGGATCTGAAGAAAATCAATTTCCTTATTATATTAACATTTGTGTTGGTTTTATCTGTGATCATCATTGGCGTGGGTTCATTCTTTTGCTTCCGCAGGCAAAACTTTAGCCATCAGTTTAAAGCATAG
- the LRRC32 gene encoding transforming growth factor beta activator LRRC32 isoform X1: MRETLETSRTMKLYVIFFLAVVNRGTANHQPTKGMSCEMVNLQAFCHNKDLHQIPHELHPNINKIDLSGNLIQSIPEMPSSFYTSLQCLDLSSNQISFIMPGVFAHMTSLLEINLAYNHLYELAQNGTEGIGLLPKVEILDLSHNSLYNGMAEYFIKQAPALRYLSLADNSIIMISHKMFQGSPNLVEIDLQSNIIMEIEEGAFETLVNLSKLNLSMNSITCISDFNLRQLEILDLSRNSIETFHTTKSDDEYSLRCLDLSENKLFQFPVFPQVNKLVTLNLSKNLIQFTAESSHNQMDYMENEWLDASFHLLDQKQSRNKSSLYLSHLVYLDLSYNEIKSIPDEFFESMLSLHTLNLSKNCLQAFSVTYDSALTSLTVLDLSYNALQNLLLDAGTLSNLKELYIQSNHLQTLQFNIFSSLPSLRLLNLQSNNISLCSMYSGLAKQRLAGEQSGCVSFVDSPSLQYLYLADNMLNILPAYTFYKTSLVVLDLSINPGLKIEVKALSGLEKSLEYLYLHGNSLTDLNIDLPCFSHLKHLNLSENQLNWLPKWGSDSPLEVLDLRNNRFSTLQNSNILALENSLKNLYLTGNPLSCCGNIWLSSMIQNKNVQIPNVEHLTCQHTQNFRYQEEMHIGNIRPEDCEKEDLKKINFLIILTFVLVLSVIIIGVGSFFCFRRQNFSHQFKA, encoded by the exons ATGCGAGAAACCCTTGAAACAAG CAGAACCATGAAACTGTACGTCATCTTCTTCCTGGCAGTGGTGAACAGAGGGACCGCTAACCATCAGCCCACAAAGGGGATGTCCTGTGAAATG GTCAACTTGCAGGCATTTTGCCACAACAAAGACCTCCACCAGATCCCTCATGAGCTCCATCCGAACATAAACAAAATAGATCTGTCTGGAAATCTGATTCAAAGCATCCCTGAAATGCCGTCATCATTTTACACTTCCCTCCAGTGCCTGGATTTAAGCTCTAACCAGATAAGTTTCATCATGCCTGGAGTCTTTGCACACATGACAAGTTTGCTGGAAATAAATTTAGCCTACAATCACTTATATGAACTTGCTCAGAATGGGACAGAGGGGATTGGACTTCTACCCAAGGTGGAAATACTGGACTTGTCCCACAACAGTCTGTACAATGGGATGGCTGAGTATTTCATTAAACAAGCTCCAGCACTGCGGTATCTTTCCTTGGCAGACAACAGTATTATAATGATATCACACAAGATGTTTCAGGGATCTCCCAACCTTGTGGAGATAGATCTTCAGAGTAATATCATAATGGAAATAGAAGAAGGTGCTTTTGAGACTCTAGTGAACCTTTCCAAACTCAATCTCTCCATGAATTCCATTACTTGCATCTCTGATTTCAACCTCAGGCAGCTGGAGATACTTGACCTTAGCAGGAATAGCATTGAGACCTTCCACACCACAAAGTCAGATGATGAATATAGCTTAAGATGTTTGGATCTGAGTGAAAACAAACTGTTTCAGTTCCCAGTCTTCCCCCAGGTAAACAAGTTGGTAACTCTGAATTTATCAAAGAATTTAATCCAGTTTACTGCTGAATCCTCTCATAATCAAATGGACTATATGGAAAATGAATGGCTAGATGcttcttttcatcttcttgatcagaagcaaagcagaaacaaaagttCTCTTTATTTATCCCACCTTGTATATTTAGACTTAAGTTATAATGAAATCAAATCCATTCCGGATGAGTTCTTTGAATCAATGTTGTCCCTTCACACCCTTAATCTCAGTAAAAACTGTCTTCAGGCGTTTTCAGTAACTTATGACAGTGCATTGACCTCCCTAACTGTCCTTGACTTGAGCTATAATGCTTTGCAGAACCTTCTCCTAGATGCTGGCACTTTGTCAAATTTGAAGGAGCTCTATATTCAAAGCAACCATCTTCAGACCCTGCAATTTAATATCTTCTCAAGTCTTCCTAGCCTCAGACTGCTTAATCTACAGAGCAATAATATCAGCCTTTGCAGCATGTACTCAGGATTAGCTAAGCAAAGACTTGCTGGAGAGCAAAGCGGTTGTGTATCATTTGTTGATTCTCCCAGTCTTCAGTACTTGTACCTAGCTGACAACATGCTGAACATCCTACCAGCGTACACCTTCTACAAGACTTCTCTGGTTGTCTTGGACCTCTCCATAAACCCCGGACTGAAAATAGAAGTTAAAGCATTATCAGGACTGGAAAAGTCTCTGGAATATTTGTACTTACATGGCAATAGCCTGACAGATTTAAATATTGACTTGCCTTGTTTTAGTCACCTTAAACATTTAAACCTCTCTGAAAATCAGCTGAACTGGCTGCCAAAGTGGGGTAGTGACTCTCCACTGGAAGTTCTGGACCTACGGAACAATAGGTTTAGTACATTACAGAACAGCAATATTTTAGCATTAGAAAACTCACTTAAAAACTTGTATCTCACTGGGAATCCACTCAGCTGCTGTGGAAACATCTGGCTTTCATCAATGATCCAGAACAAAAATGTCCAGATCCCCAATGTGGAGCACTTAACGTGCCAGCACACTCAGAACTTCAGGTACCAGGAAGAGATGCACATTGGGAACATTAGACCAGAAGACTGTGAAAAAGAGGATCTGAAGAAAATCAATTTCCTTATTATATTAACATTTGTGTTGGTTTTATCTGTGATCATCATTGGCGTGGGTTCATTCTTTTGCTTCCGCAGGCAAAACTTTAGCCATCAGTTTAAAGCATAG